One Pyrus communis chromosome 13, drPyrComm1.1, whole genome shotgun sequence genomic window carries:
- the LOC137712865 gene encoding protein C2-DOMAIN ABA-RELATED 4-like, which translates to MDSPKKPAKGGSNSLMENLLGLLRIHVKRGVNLAVRDVRSSDPYAVIKMGKQKLKTRVIKKDVNPEWNEDLTLSVTDPSIPIKLTVFDHDTFSKDDKMGDAEFGISPYLEALKMNLEGVPSGTTVSRIQPDRANCLAEESCIQWKDGKVVQDMCLRLRNVECGEVEIQLQWIDLPGSKGL; encoded by the exons ATGGACTCACCAAAGAAACCGGCGAAAGGCGGTAGCAACTCACTCATGGAGAATCTGCTCGGTCTTCTCCGAATCCACGTCAAGCGCGGTGTTAATCTCGCCGTCCGCGACGTCCGTAGCAGCGATCCCTACGCCGTCATCAAGATGGGTAAACAG AAACTGAAGACTCGTGTAATTAAAAAGGATGTTAACCCAGAGTGGAATGAAGATCTTACTCTGTCTGTTACAGACCCCAGTATACCTATCAAGCTG ACTGTGTTTGACCATGACACATTCAGCAAGGATGACAAAATGGGAGATGCAGAATTCGGCATATCGCCTTATTTAGAGGCATTGAAGATGAACTTGGAAGGCGTCCCAAGCGGCACTACGGTATCGAGAATACAACCAGATAGGGCAAACTGCCTGGCTGAAGAGAGCTGCATCCAATGGAAGGATGGGAAGGTGGTGCAAGACATGTGCCTCAGATTGAGAAATGTCGAATGTGGCGAGGTCGAAATCCAGTTGCAATGGATTGACCTTCCTGGTTCCAAGGGATTATGA